The Flavobacterium praedii genome window below encodes:
- the murD gene encoding UDP-N-acetylmuramoyl-L-alanine--D-glutamate ligase, translated as MRLVILGGGESGVGTAILGKKKGYDVFVSDFGKIKESYKEVLIINGIAWEEGKHTEELVLNADIVMKSPGIPDKSLIVKQLKSKGISIISEIEFAAPFTNAVTIGITGSNGKTTTTMLTYHLLKTAGLNVGLAGNVGKSFAWQVADNDFDFYVIELSSFQLDGIITYKPHIAILTNISPDHLDRYEYKYQNYIESKFRITMNQTEEDFLIYDANDEAILEWLSKNKVKAQLIPFSLTDEFKQGAYIKNNKMEVRINQEEFTMDTEYIALEGKHNLKNAMAATSVAKILQIRKETIRESLSNFQGVEHRLEKVLKIQNVQYINDSKATNVNSVFFALDSMNTPTVWIVGGVDKGNDYHELMSLVREKVKAIICLGVDNKKIIDAFGNVVDIMVEVNSMNEAVRMAQRLSEKGDTVLLSPACASFDLFESYEDRGRQFKQAVKNL; from the coding sequence ATGAGACTAGTGATATTAGGAGGAGGAGAAAGCGGTGTAGGTACTGCAATTCTTGGGAAGAAAAAAGGATATGATGTTTTTGTTTCTGATTTTGGAAAAATAAAAGAAAGTTATAAAGAGGTTCTTATTATTAACGGAATTGCTTGGGAAGAGGGAAAACATACAGAAGAGTTGGTTTTGAATGCCGATATCGTGATGAAAAGTCCCGGTATTCCAGATAAATCTCTAATAGTCAAACAGTTAAAAAGTAAAGGGATTTCGATAATTTCTGAAATTGAATTTGCAGCTCCTTTTACAAACGCAGTTACCATTGGGATAACTGGAAGTAATGGTAAAACAACCACAACAATGTTAACGTACCATTTGTTGAAAACCGCTGGGTTGAATGTTGGTTTAGCTGGAAATGTTGGTAAAAGTTTTGCATGGCAAGTTGCTGATAATGATTTTGATTTTTATGTTATTGAGTTGAGTAGTTTTCAGTTGGATGGTATTATAACGTATAAACCACATATTGCAATTTTAACTAATATTAGTCCGGATCATTTGGATCGATATGAATATAAATATCAAAATTACATTGAGTCTAAGTTTCGAATAACGATGAATCAAACAGAGGAAGATTTCCTTATTTATGATGCAAATGATGAAGCCATTTTAGAATGGTTAAGTAAAAATAAAGTGAAAGCCCAATTAATTCCTTTTTCGTTAACCGACGAATTCAAACAAGGAGCTTATATAAAAAATAATAAAATGGAAGTAAGGATTAATCAAGAAGAGTTTACAATGGACACGGAATACATCGCATTGGAAGGAAAACATAATTTGAAAAATGCAATGGCAGCAACTTCAGTAGCAAAGATTTTGCAAATTAGAAAGGAAACGATTCGTGAAAGTTTATCTAATTTTCAAGGAGTAGAACATCGCTTAGAAAAAGTATTAAAGATTCAAAATGTTCAATACATAAACGATTCTAAAGCTACAAATGTAAATTCTGTATTCTTTGCTTTAGACAGTATGAATACTCCTACCGTTTGGATAGTAGGGGGTGTTGATAAAGGGAATGATTATCATGAATTAATGTCTTTAGTGCGTGAAAAAGTAAAAGCAATTATTTGTTTAGGTGTGGATAACAAAAAAATAATTGATGCTTTTGGGAACGTAGTAGATATTATGGTAGAAGTAAACAGTATGAATGAAGCCGTTCGTATGGCTCAACGTTTATCTGAAAAAGGAGATACAGTATTATTGTCACCGGCTTGTGCCAGTTTTGATTTGTTTGAAAGCTATGAAGATAGAGGAAGACAATTCAAGCAAGCGGTAAAGAATTTATAA
- the murG gene encoding undecaprenyldiphospho-muramoylpentapeptide beta-N-acetylglucosaminyltransferase, whose translation MAKHKFILSGGGTGGHIYPAIAIANELQFRFPDSEILFVGAKDKMEMQKVPQAGYKIKGLWIAGLQRKLTIQNAMFPFKLIHSLWESRKILKEFKPDVVIGTGGFASGPLLKMANSMNIPTVIQEQNSYPGITNKLLSKKANCICVAYDNLESFFPREKMILTGNPVRQDLMDISSKRTEAIQYFKLDNNKKTLLILGGSLGARRINQLIEKELDNLLFLNVQIIWQCGKFYFDEYQKYNKYNVQVVPFIERMDLVYAAADIIISRAGASSVSELCLVAKPVIFIPSPNVAEDHQTKNAQAIVDKKGAILLKESQLEDDFMIVFESLIKDIGKQQFLGKSMKKLAKPNATIQIVDEIVKLIDKSKK comes from the coding sequence ATGGCCAAGCATAAATTTATCTTAAGTGGAGGAGGTACAGGAGGACATATTTATCCTGCAATTGCCATAGCAAATGAATTGCAATTTCGATTTCCAGATTCAGAGATTTTGTTTGTTGGAGCCAAAGACAAAATGGAAATGCAAAAAGTGCCTCAGGCAGGTTACAAAATAAAAGGGTTGTGGATTGCTGGATTGCAAAGAAAATTAACCATTCAGAATGCAATGTTTCCTTTTAAATTAATCCATAGTTTATGGGAGTCAAGAAAAATTCTAAAAGAATTTAAACCCGACGTTGTCATTGGAACTGGAGGTTTTGCAAGTGGTCCATTGCTTAAGATGGCCAATAGTATGAATATACCAACTGTTATTCAAGAACAAAATTCATATCCAGGTATTACCAACAAATTATTAAGTAAAAAAGCCAATTGTATTTGTGTGGCTTATGATAATTTGGAATCATTTTTCCCTAGAGAAAAAATGATTCTAACTGGAAATCCTGTTCGTCAGGATTTAATGGATATTTCTTCGAAACGTACAGAAGCTATTCAATATTTTAAATTGGATAATAACAAAAAGACACTTTTGATTTTAGGCGGTAGTCTTGGTGCTAGAAGGATTAATCAATTGATTGAAAAAGAACTAGATAATCTGCTTTTCTTAAATGTTCAAATTATTTGGCAATGTGGTAAATTTTATTTTGATGAATATCAAAAGTACAATAAATACAATGTTCAAGTTGTTCCTTTTATAGAAAGAATGGATTTGGTATATGCTGCTGCTGATATAATTATTTCTCGTGCAGGAGCTTCTTCTGTTTCAGAATTATGTTTGGTTGCTAAACCGGTTATTTTTATTCCATCACCAAACGTGGCTGAAGATCATCAAACTAAAAATGCTCAAGCTATAGTTGATAAAAAAGGGGCTATTTTATTAAAAGAATCCCAGTTGGAAGATGATTTTATGATCGTTTTCGAATCTTTAATTAAAGATATTGGGAAACAACAGTTTCTAGGCAAGAGTATGAAGAAATTAGCAAAACCAAATGCAACGATTCAAATTGTGGATGAAATTGTTAAATTGATAGATAAAAGCAAAAAATAA
- a CDS encoding GatB/YqeY domain-containing protein encodes MSLSVQIMDEIKTAMRAKDTVALEALRAIKSEMLLAQTASGSKEEITADEEIKLLQKLVKTRKESARIFTEQNRLDLAEPELAQIAVIEKFLPAQLSEAEVEVVIAKIIAETGASGIASMGKVMGLAAAQLGGTAEGKTISTIVKKLLT; translated from the coding sequence ATGAGTTTATCAGTACAAATCATGGACGAAATCAAAACCGCCATGAGAGCCAAAGATACAGTAGCATTAGAAGCATTAAGAGCTATTAAATCCGAAATGTTATTAGCGCAAACAGCTTCAGGATCCAAAGAAGAAATAACAGCTGATGAAGAGATTAAATTACTTCAAAAATTAGTTAAAACTCGTAAAGAAAGTGCTAGAATTTTTACAGAACAAAATCGTTTGGATTTAGCTGAACCAGAATTGGCACAAATAGCAGTAATCGAAAAATTTTTGCCAGCACAATTAAGTGAAGCCGAAGTAGAAGTAGTGATTGCGAAAATTATTGCTGAAACAGGTGCATCAGGTATTGCATCAATGGGGAAAGTAATGGGGTTAGCAGCTGCTCAACTTGGAGGAACTGCTGAAGGAAAAACCATTTCGACTATTGTGAAGAAATTATTGACTTAA
- the ftsA gene encoding cell division protein FtsA: MEKENIAVGLDIGTTKIVAMIGKKNEYGKLEILGVGKSKSLGVSRGVVNNITQTIQSIQQAILEAENNSGYKIKDVVVGIAGQHIRSIQHSDYISRSNPEEVIGGNDIDLLINQVHKLAMLPGEEIIHVLPQEFKIDGQSDIKEPIGMYGGRLESSFHVVVGQAASIRNVGRCIQSSGIELSGLTLEPLASSDAVLSQEEKEAGVALIDIGGGTTDLAIFKDGIIRHTAVIPFGGNVITDDIKEGCSIIEKQAELLKVKFGSAWPGENKDNEIVSIPGLRGREPKEISLKNLSKIINARVVEIIEQVFTEVRAYGHEDPRKKLIAGIVLTGGGAQLKHIKQLVEYITGMDTRIGYPNEHLAGNSDEEISSPLYATAVGLVMNSIENNSQSAVKMQAILSPEKVAYYREPIVETKVELQEEVYVQPEKILQVDSIKEETTENKIRRSFFDKYVDRIKDFLDNAE, from the coding sequence ATGGAAAAAGAGAATATTGCAGTAGGTCTAGATATTGGGACGACTAAAATTGTTGCCATGATTGGCAAAAAAAATGAATATGGAAAACTTGAAATTTTAGGTGTTGGTAAATCTAAAAGCTTGGGTGTGTCAAGAGGTGTTGTAAATAATATTACTCAGACAATACAGTCCATTCAACAAGCAATTCTTGAAGCAGAGAATAATTCAGGTTATAAAATAAAAGATGTTGTAGTTGGTATAGCAGGACAGCACATACGAAGTATTCAACATAGTGATTACATCAGCAGAAGTAATCCAGAAGAAGTAATCGGAGGAAATGATATTGATTTGCTAATCAATCAAGTTCACAAATTGGCTATGTTGCCAGGAGAAGAAATTATTCATGTTTTGCCTCAAGAATTCAAAATTGATGGGCAGTCCGATATTAAAGAACCTATCGGGATGTATGGTGGAAGGCTTGAAAGTAGTTTTCATGTTGTCGTAGGACAAGCTGCGTCTATCAGAAACGTAGGTAGGTGTATTCAAAGTTCAGGTATTGAATTGTCAGGCTTAACATTAGAACCTTTAGCATCTTCCGATGCAGTTTTAAGTCAGGAAGAGAAAGAAGCAGGTGTTGCCTTAATCGATATAGGAGGAGGTACTACGGATTTGGCTATTTTTAAAGATGGCATAATTCGACATACTGCCGTAATTCCTTTTGGAGGAAATGTTATCACTGATGATATAAAAGAAGGTTGTTCGATAATAGAGAAACAAGCAGAGTTATTGAAAGTTAAATTTGGTTCTGCTTGGCCAGGTGAAAATAAAGACAATGAAATAGTTTCAATTCCTGGATTAAGAGGGAGAGAACCGAAAGAAATTTCGTTGAAGAATCTTTCAAAAATAATCAATGCACGAGTTGTCGAGATAATTGAACAAGTTTTTACCGAAGTGAGAGCCTATGGGCATGAAGATCCACGTAAAAAATTAATTGCAGGTATAGTTCTTACTGGAGGAGGCGCACAATTGAAACATATCAAGCAATTGGTGGAATATATAACGGGAATGGATACAAGAATTGGTTACCCAAATGAGCATTTGGCGGGTAATTCTGATGAAGAAATTTCAAGTCCATTGTATGCAACAGCAGTAGGATTGGTTATGAATAGCATAGAAAACAACTCGCAAAGTGCTGTTAAAATGCAAGCGATACTTAGCCCTGAAAAAGTAGCATATTACAGAGAGCCTATTGTAGAAACAAAAGTAGAGTTACAAGAAGAAGTTTATGTGCAACCTGAAAAAATACTTCAGGTAGATTCTATAAAAGAAGAAACGACTGAAAACAAAATTAGAAGATCGTTTTTTGATAAATATGTAGACAGAATAAAGGATTTTTTAGACAACGCAGAATAA
- the ftsZ gene encoding cell division protein FtsZ, giving the protein MSSNTEFGSISFDLPKNQSNVIKVIGVGGGGSNAINHMFKQGIKGVDFIVCNTDSQALENSAVPNKIQLGVNLTEGLGAGANPDIGHQSAIESIADIEKMLDRNTKMVFITAGMGGGTGTGAAPVIAQLAKERDILTVGIVTLPFLFEGKVRQEQALIGIEKLRKQVDSLIVINNNKLREVYGNLGFKAGFSKADEVLATASRGIAEVITHHYTQNIDLRDAKTVLYNSGTAIMGSSVSSGENRAKEGIVSALDSPLLNDNKITGAKNVLLLIVSGSNEITIDEIAEINEHIQFEAGSNANIIMGVGEDETLGDAVAITIIATGFNVEQQNEIVNVEPKKIIHTLGEDQKGVFDLTKNTVAGFNLNSELPVSNTEERIVFDLVEDITIPEPVVAAINEDELIGMSEFIKNLDVTFEIVSPMKEIDFIVTNPVVEQIREVRSESIRFEEKQEQVSFSFDLPLSTPEPVQPKVDSNFLFELTNETREINVVQPVQFVPVTELSENGIIKYSLEEYMEVENELLECKPTAKVIEEVIPAELNITMKQVSATPAEIPVLENNSPVDMTIEETLRFRAEERRRKLKDFNYKFHDSVSRVDELEREPAYKRFGIDLNNSPSNNATSRISVGTDSNNDLQLRSNNSYLHDNVD; this is encoded by the coding sequence ATGTCAAGCAACACTGAATTTGGAAGTATATCATTTGATTTGCCAAAAAATCAATCAAATGTAATCAAAGTAATAGGAGTAGGTGGAGGTGGTAGCAATGCCATTAACCACATGTTTAAACAAGGTATAAAAGGCGTTGATTTCATCGTCTGTAATACCGATTCGCAAGCATTAGAAAATAGTGCTGTGCCAAATAAAATTCAGTTAGGTGTAAATTTAACGGAAGGTCTTGGTGCTGGAGCAAATCCAGACATAGGCCATCAATCTGCTATTGAAAGTATTGCCGATATTGAAAAAATGTTGGATAGAAATACAAAAATGGTTTTTATCACTGCTGGAATGGGTGGTGGAACAGGAACTGGTGCTGCGCCTGTAATTGCTCAATTAGCAAAAGAAAGAGATATTCTTACAGTTGGTATTGTGACCTTACCGTTCTTGTTTGAAGGTAAAGTACGTCAAGAACAAGCTTTAATTGGTATAGAAAAATTACGCAAACAAGTTGATTCTTTAATTGTAATCAATAATAATAAATTAAGAGAAGTGTATGGAAATCTTGGTTTCAAAGCTGGATTTTCTAAAGCAGATGAAGTATTGGCAACAGCCTCAAGAGGAATTGCCGAAGTAATTACACATCACTACACTCAAAATATCGATTTACGTGATGCCAAAACAGTATTGTATAATAGTGGTACTGCTATTATGGGATCTTCTGTTTCTTCTGGAGAAAATAGAGCAAAAGAAGGAATTGTTTCTGCTTTAGATTCACCTCTTTTAAATGATAATAAAATAACGGGTGCCAAAAACGTATTGTTGCTTATCGTTTCTGGTTCTAATGAAATTACAATCGACGAAATTGCCGAAATTAATGAGCATATTCAATTCGAAGCTGGTTCTAATGCCAATATTATCATGGGTGTTGGTGAAGACGAAACGCTAGGCGATGCCGTTGCAATTACAATTATAGCTACTGGTTTTAATGTAGAACAACAAAATGAAATCGTAAATGTTGAGCCTAAAAAGATTATTCATACTTTAGGAGAGGATCAAAAAGGTGTTTTTGATTTAACCAAAAATACTGTTGCTGGATTTAATTTAAATAGTGAATTACCAGTTTCTAATACTGAGGAAAGAATAGTTTTCGATCTAGTTGAAGATATAACGATTCCTGAACCTGTGGTTGCAGCAATAAACGAAGATGAATTAATTGGAATGTCTGAATTTATTAAAAATTTAGATGTTACTTTCGAAATTGTTTCTCCAATGAAAGAAATCGATTTTATAGTAACAAATCCTGTAGTAGAGCAAATTAGAGAAGTGAGGTCTGAGTCAATTCGATTTGAGGAAAAACAAGAACAAGTTTCATTTTCTTTTGATTTACCTTTGAGTACTCCAGAGCCGGTTCAGCCAAAAGTAGATTCTAATTTCTTGTTCGAATTGACAAATGAAACACGTGAGATAAATGTAGTTCAGCCCGTTCAGTTTGTTCCTGTAACCGAATTATCTGAGAATGGTATTATAAAATACTCACTTGAAGAATATATGGAAGTAGAGAATGAATTGTTAGAATGTAAACCTACAGCCAAAGTAATTGAAGAAGTAATTCCAGCTGAATTGAATATTACAATGAAGCAAGTGTCCGCTACTCCAGCAGAGATACCTGTTTTAGAAAATAATTCTCCAGTTGATATGACAATCGAAGAAACATTGAGATTCAGAGCAGAAGAGAGAAGAAGAAAATTGAAAGATTTCAATTACAAGTTTCATGATAGCGTTTCAAGAGTAGATGAATTAGAAAGAGAACCAGCTTACAAAAGATTTGGTATCGATTTGAATAATTCACCTTCTAACAATGCAACTTCAAGGATATCCGTTGGAACAGACAGTAATAATGATTTACAGTTACGTTCCAATAACTCCTATTTGCATGACAATGTAGATTAA
- a CDS encoding zinc-dependent peptidase, which produces MQNIALLFTIIVFVLAFGLLLRVMFRIVEYCYGLLFDKPVFVHFCPFPKKISPIAIDFLTNEFTFYNNLSDKNKVYFEHRVARFLDNYQFVSRDSFVITEEVKVHIAATITMLSFGMRQYLCNVFDKIIIYPSVYYSNLSKQYHKGEFNPNARAVVFSWEDFQKGFDITNDNLNLGIHEFAHVLHHQGMRSNDISALLFARMYTEINEEVSVPKVREQLIASEYFRIYAFTNQFEFLAVILENFFETPLEFKKQFPDLYYKVSLMLNQKH; this is translated from the coding sequence ATGCAAAATATCGCACTCCTTTTTACTATTATAGTTTTTGTTTTGGCTTTTGGTCTTTTACTTCGGGTAATGTTTAGGATTGTAGAATATTGTTACGGTTTGTTATTTGACAAACCTGTTTTTGTGCATTTTTGTCCTTTCCCCAAAAAAATAAGTCCAATTGCAATTGATTTTCTTACCAATGAGTTCACCTTTTACAACAACTTATCAGATAAAAATAAGGTTTATTTTGAACATAGAGTTGCTCGTTTTTTAGATAATTACCAATTTGTAAGTCGCGATAGTTTTGTAATTACAGAAGAAGTAAAAGTCCATATTGCAGCCACAATTACTATGTTGTCTTTTGGTATGAGACAATATCTTTGTAACGTTTTTGATAAAATTATTATTTACCCATCAGTCTATTATTCTAATTTATCTAAGCAATATCATAAAGGGGAGTTTAATCCCAATGCAAGAGCAGTAGTTTTTTCTTGGGAGGATTTCCAAAAAGGTTTTGATATAACCAATGATAATTTAAATCTTGGAATACATGAATTTGCACATGTGTTGCATCATCAGGGAATGCGCAGTAATGATATTAGTGCACTACTTTTTGCAAGAATGTATACAGAAATAAATGAGGAAGTGAGTGTTCCAAAAGTTAGAGAACAATTAATTGCATCCGAGTATTTTAGGATTTATGCATTTACCAATCAGTTTGAGTTTTTAGCGGTAATCCTAGAGAATTTTTTTGAAACACCATTAGAGTTTAAAAAACAATTTCCGGATCTATATTATAAAGTGAGTTTGATGTTGAATCAAAAACATTAA
- a CDS encoding cell division protein FtsQ/DivIB yields MKVFNWNNIRLLLMFVLVIFLFSFTSKRNSKRKLIKTEVVFIGENALFLKNETVNKLLIENNSNVTTIRKDRLDLNKLELVLNAQKMIEKADVYVSIDGVLKAVVKQKTPIARVFNDEGSFYVDSEGNTMPLSSNFTARVPLVSGEINKKNNKDLFKLFKIIYDDAFLRKNIIGIQIMPNGSLLMLNRNYNYQIDFGSSINAERKFQNYKAFFQKVSLDSSLYKYKKIDLRFTEQVVCTK; encoded by the coding sequence ATGAAAGTCTTTAATTGGAATAATATAAGATTATTACTGATGTTTGTGTTGGTGATTTTTCTTTTTTCGTTTACATCCAAACGAAATTCTAAAAGGAAATTGATCAAAACAGAGGTGGTTTTTATAGGTGAAAACGCACTTTTTTTAAAAAACGAAACGGTTAATAAATTGTTAATAGAAAATAATTCGAATGTTACAACCATAAGAAAAGATAGGTTAGATTTGAATAAATTGGAGCTAGTATTAAATGCTCAAAAAATGATCGAGAAAGCAGATGTGTATGTGAGTATTGATGGTGTTTTAAAAGCAGTTGTAAAACAAAAGACACCTATTGCTAGGGTCTTTAATGATGAGGGTTCTTTTTATGTTGATAGTGAAGGAAATACCATGCCATTATCGTCAAATTTTACAGCTCGAGTTCCACTTGTTTCTGGGGAGATAAACAAGAAAAACAACAAAGATTTATTTAAATTATTTAAAATAATTTATGATGATGCGTTTTTAAGAAAGAACATCATTGGTATACAAATTATGCCTAATGGTAGCTTATTAATGCTCAATAGAAATTATAATTATCAAATTGATTTTGGTAGTTCGATCAATGCAGAACGAAAATTTCAAAACTATAAAGCTTTTTTTCAAAAAGTAAGTTTGGATAGTTCTTTGTATAAATATAAAAAAATAGATCTCAGATTTACGGAACAAGTAGTTTGCACAAAATAA
- the murC gene encoding UDP-N-acetylmuramate--L-alanine ligase — translation MNLNQIKNVYFIGIGGIGMSALARYFKAIGKQVSGYDKTPSILTSELIESGIDIHFEDNIASIPNDFYIENTLVIITPAVPVTHSEWNYFLERDYQVKKRAEVLGIITKDTFCFAVAGTHGKTTTSSILGHILYESGADVTAFIGGIVENYDSNLIGNGKTVTVVEADEFDRSFLHLHPDIACITSMDADHLDIYGTSDAIEASFVEFANKIEDKSNLFITNELPIKGVVCAVNDEAVFEAFNVRIENSSYVFDVKAPNGLIKDLRFGLPGKHNLMNALMALAMAITYGTPTDVIARALVSFKGIRRRFSYQIKEENLVYIDDYAHHPTEINAVHQAVRELYPGQKVLAVFQPHLFSRTRDFADNFAKSLSAFDEVFMLDIYPARELPMEGVTSQWLMNKMTNGHKKIVSKEDLIPAILANDARVIVTIGAGDLGEMVPSIKKALYESL, via the coding sequence ATGAATTTAAATCAAATTAAAAACGTCTATTTTATTGGTATCGGTGGTATCGGAATGAGTGCTTTGGCTCGGTATTTCAAAGCCATTGGGAAACAAGTTTCGGGTTACGATAAAACGCCTTCTATACTGACAAGTGAGTTGATAGAAAGCGGAATTGATATTCATTTTGAAGATAATATAGCGAGTATTCCGAATGATTTCTACATTGAAAATACTTTAGTGATTATTACTCCAGCAGTACCTGTGACCCACTCAGAGTGGAATTATTTTTTGGAACGTGATTATCAAGTAAAAAAGAGAGCGGAAGTTTTAGGTATTATCACCAAAGATACGTTTTGTTTTGCTGTGGCAGGAACGCATGGCAAAACGACGACCTCTAGTATTTTAGGACATATTTTATATGAAAGTGGTGCTGATGTAACCGCTTTTATTGGCGGAATTGTTGAGAATTATGATTCCAATTTAATAGGAAACGGAAAAACGGTTACAGTTGTTGAAGCGGATGAATTCGATCGTTCATTTTTACATTTACATCCAGATATTGCCTGTATCACTTCTATGGATGCAGATCATTTGGATATTTATGGAACTAGTGATGCTATTGAAGCTTCATTTGTAGAATTTGCTAATAAAATTGAAGACAAAAGCAACCTTTTTATTACCAACGAATTACCAATAAAAGGGGTAGTTTGTGCGGTAAATGATGAAGCAGTTTTTGAAGCTTTCAATGTAAGAATAGAAAACAGTAGTTATGTTTTTGATGTTAAAGCCCCAAACGGACTCATAAAAGATTTGCGTTTCGGATTGCCAGGTAAGCATAATTTAATGAATGCTTTGATGGCATTAGCAATGGCAATAACTTACGGCACCCCAACCGATGTTATTGCCAGAGCTTTGGTTTCGTTCAAAGGGATAAGACGTCGTTTCTCCTATCAAATAAAAGAAGAAAATTTAGTGTATATTGATGATTATGCGCATCATCCTACCGAGATAAATGCTGTACATCAGGCGGTTCGTGAATTGTATCCAGGACAAAAGGTTTTAGCTGTTTTTCAACCACATTTATTCAGTAGAACTAGAGATTTTGCTGATAATTTTGCCAAAAGTTTATCTGCTTTTGATGAAGTATTTATGTTGGATATTTACCCGGCTCGTGAATTACCAATGGAAGGAGTTACTTCGCAATGGCTTATGAATAAAATGACAAATGGACATAAAAAAATAGTTAGTAAAGAGGATTTAATTCCCGCTATTTTGGCTAATGATGCTCGTGTGATTGTTACAATTGGAGCTGGTGATTTAGGAGAAATGGTACCGTCAATTAAAAAAGCATTGTATGAAAGTCTTTAA
- a CDS encoding FtsW/RodA/SpoVE family cell cycle protein — protein MKELINKLKGDKGIWSFVALLGLFSFMPVFSASSNLAYLGHGTGNTLGYLVKHFAHICIGFLIIYWVHKIPYLYFRAISKVGLPIVWILLAYTLVKGTVIAGANASRWIQIPFIGLSFQTSTVAAIILFIFVARYLSKTRENPITFKSSLWELWLPVFITLIFILPANFSTTALIFAMVIMIVFIGRYPIKYIFFIVGTGMLFLTFFILIAKAFPDSRFFSRVGTWGSRIENFTSNKADEDDYQIEKAKIAIASGQIYGLGPGKSVQKNFLPQSSSDFIYAIIVEEYGLVGGVGVLVLYLLLLFRFVVASHKANTLFGKLVVVGLGFPMIFQAMINMAVAVELLPVTGQTLPLISSGGSSIWMTCFGLGIILSVTKKEEEIAQEKLEKEKRDEVLQRLIDKEIETNLEESDFKNEKNNVEINDYSISDNSSNPMNAVLK, from the coding sequence ATGAAAGAACTAATTAACAAGCTAAAAGGGGATAAAGGTATTTGGTCATTCGTGGCCTTATTGGGCCTATTTTCCTTTATGCCCGTTTTTAGTGCAAGTAGTAATCTAGCTTATCTCGGTCATGGTACAGGAAATACTTTGGGGTATTTGGTGAAGCATTTTGCACATATCTGTATTGGCTTTTTAATTATTTATTGGGTTCATAAAATTCCGTATCTCTATTTTCGAGCAATTTCAAAAGTTGGTTTACCTATCGTTTGGATTTTGTTAGCCTACACTTTGGTAAAAGGAACTGTAATTGCGGGAGCCAATGCCAGCCGTTGGATTCAAATACCTTTTATAGGTTTATCTTTTCAAACCTCAACTGTGGCCGCAATCATCTTGTTTATTTTCGTGGCTCGTTATTTGTCTAAGACAAGAGAAAATCCTATTACTTTTAAATCCTCTTTGTGGGAGTTATGGCTTCCGGTATTTATTACTTTGATCTTTATATTGCCAGCCAATTTTTCTACCACAGCTTTGATTTTTGCAATGGTTATTATGATCGTTTTTATAGGAAGATACCCGATAAAGTATATTTTTTTTATCGTCGGAACCGGTATGTTGTTTTTGACATTTTTTATTTTAATAGCTAAAGCTTTTCCTGATTCTAGATTTTTTAGCAGAGTAGGAACTTGGGGAAGCCGGATTGAAAATTTTACAAGTAACAAAGCAGATGAAGATGATTATCAAATAGAAAAAGCCAAAATTGCGATTGCCTCAGGTCAAATTTATGGTTTAGGGCCAGGTAAAAGCGTACAGAAAAATTTCTTGCCACAATCTTCATCCGATTTTATTTATGCTATAATTGTAGAGGAATATGGGCTTGTAGGTGGAGTAGGGGTTTTGGTTTTGTATTTACTTTTGTTATTTCGTTTTGTGGTTGCATCGCACAAAGCCAATACTCTTTTTGGAAAATTAGTGGTTGTAGGGTTGGGTTTTCCCATGATTTTTCAAGCAATGATTAATATGGCAGTTGCCGTTGAATTATTACCCGTTACTGGACAAACACTGCCTTTAATAAGTAGTGGGGGAAGTTCCATTTGGATGACTTGTTTCGGACTCGGAATAATTTTAAGCGTTACCAAAAAAGAAGAAGAAATTGCACAAGAAAAATTAGAAAAAGAAAAAAGGGATGAAGTACTTCAAAGATTGATTGATAAAGAAATCGAAACTAATCTTGAAGAATCTGATTTTAAAAATGAAAAAAATAATGTTGAGATAAATGATTATTCGATTTCGGATAATTCTTCAAATCCAATGAATGCTGTTTTGAAATAA